In one Bradyrhizobium sp. 4 genomic region, the following are encoded:
- a CDS encoding DUF1244 domain-containing protein, producing MAIDDKTRTELEAAAFRRLVDHLKTRTDVQNIDLMNLAGFCRNCLSNWLKDAADAQGVALSKDESREAVYGMPYEAWKSKYQGAATPEQLDAMKKVHPGH from the coding sequence ATGGCAATCGACGACAAAACCAGAACGGAACTCGAGGCTGCCGCTTTCCGGCGCCTGGTCGATCATTTGAAGACGCGGACAGACGTCCAGAACATCGACCTGATGAATCTCGCAGGCTTCTGCCGCAACTGCCTGTCCAACTGGCTCAAGGACGCCGCCGACGCCCAAGGCGTCGCCTTGAGCAAGGACGAGAGCCGGGAAGCCGTCTATGGCATGCCTTACGAGGCCTGGAAATCGAAATACCAGGGCGCGGCCACGCCTGAGCAGCTCGACGCCATGAAGAAGGTTCATCCCGGGCACTGA
- a CDS encoding DUF1036 domain-containing protein gives MIAESPRSPLRLLARLVPVLVVGLLCFWASPASADFRLCNNTSSRVGIALGYKDAEGWTTEGWWNISSRSCETLLRGTLVARFYYIYAIDYDRGGEWSGQAFMCSRDKEFTIRGTEDCLARGYDRTGYFEVDTGEQRAWTVQLTDANEQPSKQQRVPGLPGPVGPGVPGLPNGPPGGTPPAAPGLPPAPSPPSGNKP, from the coding sequence ATGATCGCCGAATCTCCCCGCTCCCCCCTTCGCCTGCTCGCCCGGTTGGTCCCGGTGCTGGTGGTTGGCTTGCTATGCTTTTGGGCCAGCCCGGCCTCGGCCGATTTCCGGCTTTGCAACAACACATCGAGCCGGGTCGGCATCGCGCTCGGCTACAAGGATGCCGAGGGCTGGACCACCGAGGGCTGGTGGAACATCTCGTCCCGTTCCTGCGAGACCCTGCTGCGGGGAACGTTGGTGGCCCGCTTCTATTACATCTACGCCATCGACTATGACCGCGGCGGCGAATGGTCGGGCCAGGCCTTCATGTGCTCGCGCGACAAGGAGTTCACCATCCGCGGCACCGAGGATTGCCTCGCGCGCGGCTATGACCGGACCGGCTATTTCGAGGTCGATACCGGCGAGCAGCGGGCCTGGACCGTTCAGCTCACCGATGCCAACGAGCAGCCGTCAAAACAGCAGCGCGTGCCTGGTCTCCCCGGCCCGGTTGGTCCGGGGGTTCCGGGTTTGCCCAATGGCCCGCCCGGTGGTACGCCCCCCGCCGCGCCTGGCCTCCCGCCAGCTCCCTCGCCCCCGTCTGGAAATAAGCCATGA
- the pyk gene encoding pyruvate kinase, whose amino-acid sequence MRRLRRIKILATLGPASSDLAMIRRLFEAGADLFRINMSHTPHDKMRELVATIRNVESSYGRPIGILVDLQGPKLRLGAFAEGAVQLQNGQTFTLDSDKAPGDTTRVQLPHPEILAALRPGHSLLLDDGKVRLIAEETSKEHAVTRVVVGGRMSDRKGVSLPDTDLPVSAMTPKDRADLEAALVTGVDWIALSFVQRADDVLEAKKMIRGRAAVMAKIEKPQAIDRLADIIDASDALMVARGDLGVELPLERVPSLQKQMTRMARRAGKPVVIATQMLESMIQSPVPTRAEVSDVATAVYEGADAIMLSAESAAGKFPVEAVSTMNRIGEEVERDPIYRSVITAQRPAPEATAGDAIADAARQIAETLDLPALICWTSSGSTAVRVARERPKPPIVAITPNVAAGRRLSVVWGIHCVVAEDARDQDDMVSRAGQIAFRDGFVRAGQRVIIVAGVPLGIPGTTNMVRIASVGPEGEANI is encoded by the coding sequence ATGAGGCGTCTTCGCCGTATCAAGATTCTCGCGACTCTGGGACCCGCTTCTTCGGACCTCGCGATGATCCGCCGTCTGTTCGAGGCCGGCGCCGACCTGTTCCGCATCAACATGAGCCACACCCCGCATGACAAGATGCGCGAGCTGGTGGCAACGATCCGCAACGTCGAGAGCAGCTACGGAAGGCCGATCGGCATTCTGGTCGACCTCCAGGGCCCAAAGCTCCGGCTCGGTGCCTTCGCCGAAGGCGCGGTCCAGCTCCAGAACGGCCAGACCTTCACGCTGGATTCCGACAAAGCGCCGGGCGACACCACCCGCGTCCAGCTTCCGCATCCGGAGATCCTGGCCGCGCTGCGGCCGGGCCATTCGCTGCTGCTCGACGACGGCAAGGTGAGGCTGATCGCCGAGGAGACGTCGAAGGAGCACGCGGTGACGCGCGTCGTGGTCGGCGGCCGGATGTCCGACCGCAAGGGTGTCAGCCTGCCCGACACCGACTTGCCGGTCTCGGCGATGACGCCGAAGGACCGCGCCGACCTCGAGGCGGCGCTGGTCACCGGCGTCGACTGGATCGCGCTGTCCTTCGTGCAGCGCGCCGACGACGTGCTCGAGGCCAAGAAGATGATCCGCGGCCGTGCGGCGGTGATGGCCAAGATCGAGAAGCCGCAGGCGATCGATCGCCTCGCCGACATCATCGACGCCTCCGACGCCCTGATGGTGGCGCGCGGCGACCTCGGCGTCGAGCTGCCGCTGGAACGCGTTCCGAGCCTGCAGAAGCAGATGACGCGCATGGCGCGGCGCGCCGGCAAGCCGGTGGTGATCGCGACGCAGATGCTGGAATCGATGATCCAGTCGCCGGTGCCGACCCGCGCCGAAGTCTCCGACGTCGCCACAGCCGTCTATGAAGGTGCCGACGCCATCATGCTGTCGGCGGAATCGGCGGCCGGCAAATTCCCGGTCGAGGCTGTCTCGACCATGAATCGCATCGGCGAGGAGGTGGAGCGCGACCCGATCTATCGCTCCGTCATCACCGCACAGCGCCCCGCCCCGGAAGCCACCGCCGGCGATGCCATCGCGGACGCCGCGCGGCAGATCGCCGAGACGCTCGACCTGCCGGCCCTGATCTGCTGGACCAGTTCGGGATCGACGGCCGTGCGCGTGGCGCGCGAGCGGCCGAAGCCGCCGATCGTGGCGATCACGCCGAACGTCGCGGCGGGACGCCGGCTGTCGGTCGTCTGGGGCATACATTGCGTGGTGGCGGAAGATGCGCGCGACCAGGACGACATGGTAAGCCGCGCCGGCCAGATCGCGTTCCGCGACGGCTTCGTCCGGGCAGGCCAGCGCGTGATCATCGTCGCCGGCGTGCCGCTCGGCATCCCCGGCACCACCAACATGGTGCGCATCGCCTCGGTCGGCCCAGAGGGCGAAGCGAATATCTAG
- a CDS encoding TetR/AcrR family transcriptional regulator, translating to MVYRRTHQVVKRLAARRSAILAAAREAAAEGGMAAVQIAPVALRASVAAGTVYRYFPSKADLISELIAEVSRDELTAIRRAADAAPGPSSALAAAVTTVAVHTLSQRRLAWGILAEPVDVDVSASRLASRREIAGEMASRIDAAVRAGHLPAQDTALAATALLGALHEALVGPLAPDNLDDPARMRDAVQTVTLLALRAVGVMDARARGLVVQQTLLPAAKALVGA from the coding sequence ATGGTTTATCGGCGGACGCATCAAGTGGTGAAGCGCCTTGCGGCCCGGCGCAGTGCGATACTGGCGGCGGCGCGGGAGGCGGCGGCGGAAGGCGGGATGGCGGCGGTGCAGATTGCGCCGGTCGCGCTTCGCGCCAGCGTCGCTGCGGGTACGGTCTACCGCTACTTCCCATCCAAGGCCGATTTGATCTCCGAATTGATCGCCGAAGTTTCCCGCGACGAGCTCACGGCGATCCGGCGAGCCGCCGATGCCGCGCCGGGGCCGTCTTCGGCGCTGGCGGCGGCGGTGACCACCGTGGCGGTGCATACCCTGTCACAGCGCAGGCTCGCCTGGGGCATCCTGGCCGAGCCGGTCGATGTCGATGTCAGCGCTTCACGCCTCGCCAGCCGGCGCGAGATCGCGGGCGAGATGGCCTCGCGGATCGACGCCGCCGTGCGCGCCGGCCACCTGCCGGCGCAGGACACCGCGCTCGCCGCCACCGCGCTGCTCGGCGCCTTGCACGAGGCCCTGGTCGGACCGCTCGCGCCGGACAATCTCGACGATCCCGCCAGGATGCGCGATGCCGTGCAGACCGTGACGCTGCTGGCGCTCCGCGCGGTCGGCGTCATGGACGCCCGCGCCAGGGGTCTGGTCGTGCAGCAGACGCTGCTGCCGGCGGCGAAAGCGCTGGTTGGGGCCTAA